The Flammeovirga pectinis genomic interval AATATGTTTACACTCTATTTCTTTGGTAGAAATATAGAAATGTGGTTTTTATATATCTTAAAAGATCCAATATTAGCTTCTGTTGCCTATTTTAGTTTATTTATAATAGGTGCAATTGTTGCAGATATTCCAACGTATATAAAACAACGTAATAATATTAATTACCGATCTTTAGGAGCTTCTGGAGGTGTTGCTTCTATTATTTTTGCTAGTATTATTTACTCTCCCGTTAATGATATTTGTTTGTATGGAATACTTTGTTTTCCTGGTTTTATTTGGGGTGGTATTTATTTAATTTACACACAATACCAAACAAAAAATCTAGATAGTAATATTAATCATTCAGCACATCTTTACGGTGCTCTCTTTGGTATTTTATATGCAATAGCAATTGAACCAAGTGCTTTCTCAAACTTTGTAAATCAGGTCCTTTCATGGCGCTTTTAAATAAAATAAGACTTTCGGTAAAACATACATTCACACACCGTGTTATTGTTCCTATTCGTAACCTTCTTAGAGAAGGACTTACTCCAAATAAATTAGCTTGGAGTTTTGCTATAGGATTATTAATTGGTTCATCTCCTTTATTAGGATTTTGTACATGGTTATGTATTCTTGCAGCATTTATTTTTAAACTCAATCAATTAGCTATTCAAGTTGCTAATTATATTGTTTATCCATTACAAATCTTAGTAATTGTTCCTTACATAAAATTGGGAGCATCTTGGTTTGGAAACAACGCGGATGGCATTACTATGGATCAGTTACAAGCAAGTATTGATCAGGGATTACTTAATGGGTTAAAAGAAATTGGTATTTTAATGTTACAAGGTGGAGCCGCTTGGGTAGTGGTTTCATTAATTATTATTTTGCCGCTTAAATATGTGCTCAAAATTGCATTTACTAAAATGTTACAAAAGATGAACCGCGAAAAACACGCAGTTAAGTAATTATGGAATTTGCAGAGCAACTTATACATTGGTATCATCAGAATAAAAGAGACCTCCCTTGGAGGCACACAAAAGATCCTTACAAGATTTGGTTATCAGAAATTATTCTTCAGCAAACTAGAGTAGCACAAGGGCTTCCTTATTACGAGAAGTTTGTTGAAAATTTTCCTACAGTAAAAGATTTTGCTTCTGCTGATATTGATAAGATTTTACATTTATGGCAAGGTTTAGGATATTATTCTAGAGCTAGAAATATGCATATTGCCGCAAATGAAGTTATCAATAATTGGGGTGGTAAGTTTCCTAATAATTACACTGATTTACTTTCTCTAAAAGGAGTAGGTAAATATACAGCCGCAGCTATTGCTTCTTTTGCTTTTGGTGAAAAAGTGGCTACTGTTGATGGTAATGTGTATAGAGTTTTATCAAGAGTATTTGATATACATGATGATATTGCTTCTGGAAAAGGACAAAAAATATTTTCTGAGGTTGCAAATGATTTAATTTCAGTAAAAGAGCCAGATACTTTTAATCAAGCAATAATGGAGTTTGGAGCAATTCAATGCTCTCCAAAAAAACCGAATTGCGAAACTTGTCCTTTTGTACAAGAGTGCTTAGCTAGAGAAACAAATCAAATTGGTGTTTTACCAGTAAAGCTAAAAAAAGTAAAAGTTACCAACAGGTATTTTCATTATATTGTCATTGAAGCTGATAATCAGTTCATATTAAAAAAACGCCCTAGTGGTGATATTTGGACTGGCTTAAATGACTTTCCTTTAGTAGCTTCCAAAGAAGAACACCCTTTTTCTATTCAAAATATAGAACAAGAAACAGGACTTATTTTAGAGGATGGTATAATTTATAAGAAGAGTGAAACCTTTAAGCATTTGTTATCACATCAACGGTTATTTATTGACTTTTTTCACGTAAAATTGCGCTCTAAAATAGCATTACCTAAAAATCTATTTGATTATAAATGGTATGATATCGAAGAAATAAAATTGATTGGAAAGCCGATCATTGTCGAGAATTATTTGACAACATACATTTATTAAGTATTTTGGAATCACGGAAGAAAATCTTCTATGATTATCATTGACTTAATGATTCACATTTTATTAATTAACAGAACATTAAAAACAAAAAATGGCTGGAGTAAATAAAGTCATCTTAGTAGGAAACTTAGGACAAGATCCTGAAGTAAGACACCTTGAAGGAGGTGCTAGTGTTGCAACATTTTCTATTGCTACATCTGATTCTTACACTGACAGAGATGGAAATAGACAAACTCAAACAGAATGGCATAACATTGTTATGTGGAGAGGTCTAGCTACAATTGCTGAAAAATATTTAAAAAAAGGAAGTAAGGTTTATATTGAAGGAAAACTTCAGTACAGATCTTATGAAAAAGATGGTGTAACTCGTTACATTACAGATATTGTTGCAAGAGATATGCAAATGTTAGACTCCCGTCAAGATGGGCAATCTAATAATGGTGGATACGTTCCTCCAACTGCTGCAAATGCTCCTGCTGCTCAACCTACTTCAACACCAACTCCTGCTGCTGCTACACCACAAGCAACTCCAGATTTAAGCGGTGCTGAAGGTAAAGATGATCTACCATTCTAACAAAATTTAGAATTTAAAAAGAATCCATGGAAGGTGATTTATCACACCCTATAATACCACTATTAATGTTTGCACTAAACGATATTCCTTTAGGAGCAGCGTTTATAGTGGTGTTATTACTTATCGTATCAGGCCTTATTTCTGGCTCTGAAGTTGCTTTTTTCTCTTTAACTGCAGATCAAATAAAAGAATGCAGAGAAGGGGATGACCCTGTAGGGAAAAAGGTATTTAAATTGCTACAGACCCCACAAATTTTACTAGCAACAATACTTATCTGCAATAATTTTGTAAATGTTGCTATCGTAATGATTTCTACATTTATTGCTTGGCAAATTGCAGATCAACTAGGTATAGCAAGAAATAGCTTCGAAATTTTCGTTACGCTTACTTTTGTTGTTACTGCCTTAGTTGTATTTATTGGAGAGATTGTACCTAAAATTTATGCCACTAAAAATAGCTTAGTTTTTGCTAAAAAAATGATCACTTTTTGGAGTGTAAGCATAAAAATATTCAAACCATTTGCCTTATTGCTAACTAGTATGGGGAATACAATGGAAAAAGCACTTGCCAATAAAAATTATAACCTAGAAGTATCAGTTAACGAAATAGATCAAGCAGTATCTTTGGCTACAGACCAATCTGATGATAAAGCCAAAGAAATGCTTAAAGGTATTGTTCGTTTTGGATCCAAAACTGTAAAACAGATAATGGTTTCGAGAACAGACATGAATGCTTTAGATAAAACCATTGATTTCCATGAACTCATGGACCATATTAATAAATCTACCTATTCTAGATTACCTGTTTATATAGATACTATCGATTCTTTAGTTGGTCTTTTATATATAAAAGATTTACTGCCATACCTAGATAAAAAAGAACATTTTGAATGGCAAAGAATTATTAGAAAAGATATTTACTATGTTCCAGAATCTAAAAAAATTGATGAACTTTTAAGGGATTTCCAAGAAAAGAGAGTCCATATGGCAATTATTGTTGATGAATATGGAGGTACTACTGGCTTGGTTACTTTAGAAGATATTATTGAGGAGATAGTTGGAGAAATTAATGACGAATTTGACGGTGATTTAGTACAAGATTATTGGAGTAAAGATGCTAGCTTTAACTTAGATGGTAAAACTTCTTTAATAGATTTTGAACGTATCAGCTTACTTCCTGCAGATTATTTTGATAAGGTAAAAGGAGAAAGTGATTCTTTAGGAGGGTTAATTTTAGAGTTACTTCAAGAAATGCCTTCTTCGGGTAAGGTTATTGATTTCGAAGATATTCAGTTTACTATAAAAGCTGTTGATAAGAAAAGAATTAAAACTGTTCATGTTAAGTTTAATGACGAAGGGCATATTAAAAAGCTCAGAGAAGAATTTGAAAAACAAGATCAGGATTAATAAAAATAGATATTAATGAAAACACTTTTTTATCTTTCAATACTTAACTGTATTATTTTTTCATTTACAAATTGTGGTAATCAAGAGGAAGAAGCCTACTTACCTAAACCTAGAGGTTTCCATAGATTAGAATTTCCACAGCATTTATACAACACAGATAAATTTGCTACTAAAGAATTTAAGGATTATCCTTATATTTTTGAAGTTGCTCAAAATGCGGAAATAATTCCTGACGAATCTTTTATGTCTGAACCGTATTGGGTAGAAGTACGCTACCCTCAATACAATGCTATTGTAGATATTTCTTATAAAGAATTACCAAACTTTAATTCTTTAGTTGGCTATATTAATACATCTAACACACTTACATTTAAACATAATGTAAAAGCTACTGCAATAGATGAATACGCAGCTAGAACTAAAAATGGATATTCTGCAGTAATGTATGAGATTGAAGGAGACGTACCTAGTCAATTTCAATTCTTTGTAACAGACTCTACAAAACACTTTTTTAGAGCTGCCTTATATTTCCCAACATCATCTCAGAACGACTCTTTAGCACCTATTATAGAGTTTGTAAAAGAAGATATGTTACACATGATGAACTCACTTGATTGGAGGGACTAATTATATTCTTTTTCAATTAAAAAACATGCTACCTGCAATGTCTTTTGTAGGTACTTTAGACAGGCATCACTTTTAACGATATAATTAAAAATCCCGATATCTTGTAAGTCTGCAATCATCTGTACATCTTCTTGAGCCGACATTACAATTAATTTTGTTTGTGTATTCTGTTCTTTCAGAATTTTTATTATTTCCTTACCATGAATATCAGGTAAGATTAAATCTGTTACAACAATATCAGAAGGGTCTTCTTTAAACTGATGAATTAAAGAGTTTCCATCTTTAAAAAACTTAGCTTCAACATTTTGTACTTGTTGTAAAGCTAGCTTCATTAACATCATTTCTGTAGGATTATCTTCTACAAAATATACTTTAAATTTTCTTGGGTTCATGCGTTAGAAAATAGAGGTCATAGCCTTGGTGAAAAATCTTCTTTACTACTATATAAAAAAGTAAAGAATGGAGTATATTTAAATGCTTGATCAATTTTTAAAGAGAGTCTTTCAAAATACTTTTCATATAAATAGGTTTATATAAACTCTCTTATATTTAGATCAATTACCTCTATTAATATACAAAAAATGAAAGATAGAATAATTATAACACATCGTTAAGGTTATGTATTCTTTATTGATTTCTTTTTATTCAAAAGGAAATACAACTTTTTTTGTACTATCAATCAAAGAAAAAAGAAAATGAAAAAATATAGTATTATCGTAGCAGGTGGAAAAGGAACCAGAATGCAGAGTTCTACACCTAAACAGTTTTTGATAGTTAATGGTCTCCCTATCTTAATGCATACGATTAATAAATTTTTTACTGCTGAAAGTGATAATCAAATTATTTTAGCGTTACCAAAAGATCAAATTGGTACTTGGAAATCATTAGTTAAAGAATATAACTTTTCAACACCACATCAAGTGATTACAGGGGGGACACTCGCTTCCAATCTGTAGATAATGCAATACAATACATTCCAAACCAAGAATGTCTTATCGCCATACATGATGGTGTACGTCCATTAGTTGCTACAAGTGTTATTCAACGTAGTTTTAAAGAAGCACTAGAGCATGGCTCTGCAATTCCTACAGTTGCGGTGAAAGAATCTATTAGAGAAATTACAGCAGAAGGAAACACAGCTAAAAATAGAGATGAATTTGTATTAGTACAAACTCCTCAAACTTTTAGATCTGATGTACTTTTCCCTGCCTTTGAAAATGCATACAATACTTCTTTTACAGACGATGCTAGTGTTGCAGAATTTGCAGGTTTTAAAATGCATTTATTCGAAGGCAACAACGAAAACATTAAAATTACTACTCCAGAAGATTTAAAAATAGGGGCTACTTTACTAGCTTAAGAAAGTAGTAATTGTAACACATAATATTTATTAAAAATAAAAAAGTGCATTATTCTGAATCGAATAATGCACTTTTTTATTTCACTATTTTTAGAATTAATATTCGTCTTCGTTAAAGAAGAAATCATCCTTAGTAGGATAATCAGGCCATATCTCTTCGATACTTTCGTAAGGTTCGCCGTCGTCTTCTAATTCTTGAAGGTTTTCAATTACTTCAACAGGAGCACCTGTACGATCAGAGTAATCAATTAGCTCATCTTTTGTTGCAGGCCAAGGCGCATCTTCTAAATAAGATGCTAGTTCTAATGTCCAGTACATATTTATATTTGTTTATTTATCTATATTTTATAATAAATCACACTCTAATCGTTGCAGCTATTCTGGATTATTGAATAGTTTATTTTTTAGAGACTATTTGATTTCTCGCGAAAATACATGAATTTTTGAATATGTCAATAGTAATAACCAAAGATTCTATTCTTATATGAAGATAAATCTTTAATTAAATACTCAAAAACCATATAAATAGTTTCAAACCTAATTGCTTTAATTTGCAAATACGATTCTAGATTTATAAATCCCGTTCAAATCACACCCCTTAATTTCTAAAGGAACAAATCCAGAACCTACCTTTCTAAAGTGCTTTTTACGCCACGAGCCATCAGATTTTTGTAAATACATTGTTACTTCAACTTTCTCTCCTTTAGGCGTAAATACTTCTGCTTGTTTAAAGTAAGTTCCTGTAATATCTCCTTCACATTCTTTAAATGGAAATTTTTCTGTTACTCTAAATTTCGGGTTGTTACCCAAACTCTCGTGTTTTTCTTGTACTTGAGTAATACTAGGCATTCTCTTCGCATTATTGTAAGAGTAATCTGCCATTGCGTAGTAATTACCTGTAAAATTACATGATGAAACATCTAATTTGACAACACCTCCGCCCTTTCTCTTAAACATTTGTTTAGACCAAGTACCATCATAATTCTGTAGGTAGATATACACATCTACATACTCACTTGAATTTGCAGACCTAACAATACCTTCTATTAAGTGTAAACCTCCTAAAGGACAGGCCTTGGGTACTCCTTGCTTTATAATTGTAAATGTAGGTCTATCTTCTTCCAATATATTGGCATCAAAGATATTTAGTGAAAAAATAATGAATATTGAAAGAGAATATATAATAGTCTGCATGATTAAAATTCAATGTTTTGAGCTAACTAATACTCAAGTTACTCTAATTAGTAGTATAGTAATATAGTTCTAAAACTCTATACTAATATATAACTAATTGCTTCCACTTCAAAAATTATACTTACTTCACTAAAATCAATAAATTAATGTAGAAATAGATAAAAATTTATAAAGTAGTATTTCTGATCAATAAAAAAATACATATTTAATTATTTAATAATCAATCACTTGAGTTTAAATTGTAAATGAATGTTATTAAAAATTAAGGTTTTATTTGCTTTTTTTAACTAAATAAGTTTAAATTTACAGTGTTATCAACATAAAGAAAAGAATTTTTATTACTACTTATTTACTTTACATACTGTCGTAAGTGTTTAATTAATAAATACTTACAAATTGTTTGTTCAACCTATTACGCTATTACTCATAGCTACTTTTTACTATGAAATTTGCTACTATTTACACCTATTAAGAAGACACCTTGAGTGTCTTTTTTTTATTGTAAAATTGTAAATACAACTCTTCTGTTTTCTTGACGGCCATGATTTGTTTTATTTGAATCTAAAGGTCTTTCTTCACCAAACCCGTAGGCATCTAATCTTGTTTTGTCTACACCCTTTAAAACCAAATAGTCTTTAACTGCCGCTGCTCTATCTTTAGATAGTTGAATATTGTACTCTTTTGTATTAATATTATCAGTATGTCCTTCGATAATAAGAATCCATAAATCATTTCTTAAAAGTGCTGCAGCTAATCTATTTAAATCAAATTCAGATTCTTCTCTAATTTCTGAAGAACTTGAATCAAAATTTAAACTTGTCATTATAAAACTAGCATCTTCAGCATCATCTGTAAGACTAACTGTTTCCATTGGGGTTAATTGAATATTATGATCAGGGTCTGACCCGTCATCAATTTTTATACTGCTACCAATAAAATCTTCATCATCTACATAAACAATATAATCTTCATCAGGTGGTAATGCTACTTGAAAATCTCCTGTTTCTGATGTTGTTTTTGTTTCAATATCTTTTCCATCAACAGTTTGAATTCTTATTCTCACTTTAGATAAACCTTCACCACTTGGGTCTATTACTTTACCATGTGCAAAAGTTAACGGTAGAGGCCTATACTTCTTTGGGATATCTATTTCATAAATATCATCACGCCCATAGTTTTTATTCCCTTCTGATGACACTACTAATGCTTTCTTACCCATAGATGTTAGGTAAAAGGCGTCATCTTCAACACCATTAATAGAAACACCTAAATTAACAGGCTCACTCCATTCCGTCCATGAATTTGGGTTTAGTCTTTTAGACATAAAGATATCATAACCTCCAAAACCTGCATGTCCATCTGAACAAAAATATAATGTCTCTTTATCTGGATGTAAGTATGGATTTTTCTCAGCAAAAGGAGTATTGATAACATCACCTAAATTTATAGGTTCTTTCCATGTTCCATTTTCATTTTTTTCGCATACATAAAGGTCCGTATTAAACTCCCCTGCACCATGAAAATATAAACCATCATCTGGGTAGTTTGGGTTGTACTCGCCTATAGCTCCTGGTCTATCAGAAGTAAAAAAAGCCACATCTCCATCTAAACTCATACTTAAACCTGCTTCGTAATAAGGAGTATTTATAGGGTAAGTGAAAACATTTACAGCCGACCAGTTACCATCCTTCATTTTTTTAGCATAGTAAAAATCTCCTTTACCTAATCTTGTTTCTGTTGCTCGAACATAAGAAAATCGTCTTATCTTACTGTAATTTCCATATAAAAATAACGTTTGTCCGTCACCACTAATACCTACGGGTACTTCATGTGATTCTGTATTAACTTCTACAACCTCTTCTGCTTGTCCCCACTCACCATAAGGGTTCTTTTTAGAGAGATACACATCTTCACCGGATTTAGCTGTTTTTCTAGCAAAATAAAGGTATTGTTCGTCTAATGATATAACAGGTTGATAATCTCTAGTGATAGAATTTATACTAGGACCTATATTTATGAGTGATCTAGCCGCTTCTGCTTCTGATAAAGCTTCTAAAATATGATTAAAGTTTTTCTCTTTATCTGGAAATAAAGGAGCATATGATTTATAAATCCTTGTTACTTCATCTAGATCAAAATCTAGAAATGCTCGATTAGATAC includes:
- a CDS encoding DUF2795 domain-containing protein gives rise to the protein MYWTLELASYLEDAPWPATKDELIDYSDRTGAPVEVIENLQELEDDGEPYESIEEIWPDYPTKDDFFFNEDEY
- a CDS encoding response regulator is translated as MNPRKFKVYFVEDNPTEMMLMKLALQQVQNVEAKFFKDGNSLIHQFKEDPSDIVVTDLILPDIHGKEIIKILKEQNTQTKLIVMSAQEDVQMIADLQDIGIFNYIVKSDACLKYLQKTLQVACFLIEKEYN
- a CDS encoding single-stranded DNA-binding protein, with product MAGVNKVILVGNLGQDPEVRHLEGGASVATFSIATSDSYTDRDGNRQTQTEWHNIVMWRGLATIAEKYLKKGSKVYIEGKLQYRSYEKDGVTRYITDIVARDMQMLDSRQDGQSNNGGYVPPTAANAPAAQPTSTPTPAAATPQATPDLSGAEGKDDLPF
- a CDS encoding rhomboid family intramembrane serine protease; this encodes MNLTIILIALNVGISYYAWQNPNILDKLMMQPYMVQKKNEWYRFITSAFVHGSWMHLLFNMFTLYFFGRNIEMWFLYILKDPILASVAYFSLFIIGAIVADIPTYIKQRNNINYRSLGASGGVASIIFASIIYSPVNDICLYGILCFPGFIWGGIYLIYTQYQTKNLDSNINHSAHLYGALFGILYAIAIEPSAFSNFVNQVLSWRF
- a CDS encoding OmpA family protein, whose protein sequence is MLRRLLYTLLIFCFPVIAFAQSEQEQKGIKQIFDGDVIGSIETFRASLEENPKSALSQFALAHQLFEKVDQQRKNEMVIIRFKNMEPYFNDLREAYKWSLLASESYDKLSEEEKKVIRQSLSVASDEVTGFLSARIQQQAFTYLNQAPYRRPTNQLYRTEVYNRIMEGDTLMALREIFIEQCGDYLIDYPKSPYNTKVNEIRKGVLKEYLSNTTLRQYGNRSGHMYERFCKEIIDLYSSEELKNIVPLFYGKEYGFTSHNMYKADGYKRLKKFSESESMSIIEALCQLNIHDRGCGDADVAYYDRFIKSMAPMDIAFIAVQKVSNRAFLDFDLDEVTRIYKSYAPLFPDKEKNFNHILEALSEAEAARSLINIGPSINSITRDYQPVISLDEQYLYFARKTAKSGEDVYLSKKNPYGEWGQAEEVVEVNTESHEVPVGISGDGQTLFLYGNYSKIRRFSYVRATETRLGKGDFYYAKKMKDGNWSAVNVFTYPINTPYYEAGLSMSLDGDVAFFTSDRPGAIGEYNPNYPDDGLYFHGAGEFNTDLYVCEKNENGTWKEPINLGDVINTPFAEKNPYLHPDKETLYFCSDGHAGFGGYDIFMSKRLNPNSWTEWSEPVNLGVSINGVEDDAFYLTSMGKKALVVSSEGNKNYGRDDIYEIDIPKKYRPLPLTFAHGKVIDPSGEGLSKVRIRIQTVDGKDIETKTTSETGDFQVALPPDEDYIVYVDDEDFIGSSIKIDDGSDPDHNIQLTPMETVSLTDDAEDASFIMTSLNFDSSSSEIREESEFDLNRLAAALLRNDLWILIIEGHTDNINTKEYNIQLSKDRAAAVKDYLVLKGVDKTRLDAYGFGEERPLDSNKTNHGRQENRRVVFTILQ
- a CDS encoding DUF2062 domain-containing protein codes for the protein MALLNKIRLSVKHTFTHRVIVPIRNLLREGLTPNKLAWSFAIGLLIGSSPLLGFCTWLCILAAFIFKLNQLAIQVANYIVYPLQILVIVPYIKLGASWFGNNADGITMDQLQASIDQGLLNGLKEIGILMLQGGAAWVVVSLIIILPLKYVLKIAFTKMLQKMNREKHAVK
- the gldE gene encoding gliding motility-associated protein GldE, giving the protein MEGDLSHPIIPLLMFALNDIPLGAAFIVVLLLIVSGLISGSEVAFFSLTADQIKECREGDDPVGKKVFKLLQTPQILLATILICNNFVNVAIVMISTFIAWQIADQLGIARNSFEIFVTLTFVVTALVVFIGEIVPKIYATKNSLVFAKKMITFWSVSIKIFKPFALLLTSMGNTMEKALANKNYNLEVSVNEIDQAVSLATDQSDDKAKEMLKGIVRFGSKTVKQIMVSRTDMNALDKTIDFHELMDHINKSTYSRLPVYIDTIDSLVGLLYIKDLLPYLDKKEHFEWQRIIRKDIYYVPESKKIDELLRDFQEKRVHMAIIVDEYGGTTGLVTLEDIIEEIVGEINDEFDGDLVQDYWSKDASFNLDGKTSLIDFERISLLPADYFDKVKGESDSLGGLILELLQEMPSSGKVIDFEDIQFTIKAVDKKRIKTVHVKFNDEGHIKKLREEFEKQDQD
- the mutY gene encoding A/G-specific adenine glycosylase, yielding MEFAEQLIHWYHQNKRDLPWRHTKDPYKIWLSEIILQQTRVAQGLPYYEKFVENFPTVKDFASADIDKILHLWQGLGYYSRARNMHIAANEVINNWGGKFPNNYTDLLSLKGVGKYTAAAIASFAFGEKVATVDGNVYRVLSRVFDIHDDIASGKGQKIFSEVANDLISVKEPDTFNQAIMEFGAIQCSPKKPNCETCPFVQECLARETNQIGVLPVKLKKVKVTNRYFHYIVIEADNQFILKKRPSGDIWTGLNDFPLVASKEEHPFSIQNIEQETGLILEDGIIYKKSETFKHLLSHQRLFIDFFHVKLRSKIALPKNLFDYKWYDIEEIKLIGKPIIVENYLTTYIY
- the gldD gene encoding gliding motility lipoprotein GldD — protein: MKTLFYLSILNCIIFSFTNCGNQEEEAYLPKPRGFHRLEFPQHLYNTDKFATKEFKDYPYIFEVAQNAEIIPDESFMSEPYWVEVRYPQYNAIVDISYKELPNFNSLVGYINTSNTLTFKHNVKATAIDEYAARTKNGYSAVMYEIEGDVPSQFQFFVTDSTKHFFRAALYFPTSSQNDSLAPIIEFVKEDMLHMMNSLDWRD